A genomic window from Candidatus Thermoplasmatota archaeon includes:
- the rplX gene encoding 50S ribosomal protein L24 codes for MVTTSTKARKQRKWRANAPLHKKKRMVSAHLNSALMTEYNVRSLPVRKGDTVKILRGNKDFRASEAKVASVDLKSCKIVVENVTIPKADGTQKQKPVDPSDVVLTKLDLSDPWRKEKLDSLKGGVS; via the coding sequence ATGGTTACCACGAGCACTAAGGCGAGAAAGCAGAGGAAGTGGAGGGCGAACGCGCCCCTGCACAAGAAGAAGAGGATGGTCTCAGCGCACCTGAACTCCGCGTTGATGACAGAGTACAACGTTCGCTCGCTCCCAGTTAGGAAGGGCGACACAGTCAAGATCCTCAGAGGGAACAAGGACTTCAGGGCATCGGAGGCGAAGGTGGCGTCCGTGGACCTGAAGAGCTGCAAGATAGTTGTTGAGAACGTCACGATCCCGAAGGCGGACGGCACGCAGAAGCAGAAGCCGGTCGACCCATCGGACGTGGTGCTGACAAAGCTGGACCTGTCGGATCCTTGGAGAAAGGAGAAGCTGGACAGCCTGAAAGGAGGCGTGAGCTGA
- a CDS encoding 50S ribosomal protein L14, giving the protein MKGIPGRQTRGIPTGARLDCIDNSGAKIVQVVAVPKYHGTKRRYPNAALGEVCVVTVKKGSPETRKQLFRAVIVRQKRAFRRPEGTMVQFEDNAVVLVTETGETKGTDIKGPVAREAAERWPRIAATASMIV; this is encoded by the coding sequence ATGAAAGGCATCCCAGGAAGACAGACGAGGGGCATACCGACCGGGGCGAGGTTGGACTGCATAGACAACAGCGGCGCCAAGATCGTCCAGGTCGTCGCCGTGCCGAAATACCACGGAACCAAGAGAAGGTACCCGAACGCTGCCCTCGGAGAGGTGTGCGTCGTCACAGTCAAGAAGGGCTCGCCCGAGACGAGGAAACAGCTGTTCAGGGCGGTCATCGTCCGCCAGAAACGGGCGTTCAGGAGGCCCGAGGGCACGATGGTCCAGTTCGAGGACAACGCTGTGGTGCTCGTCACCGAGACGGGCGAGACAAAAGGAACGGACATCAAGGGACCGGTTGCGAGGGAGGCCGCTGAGAGGTGGCCGAGGATCGCAGCGACGGCCTCGATGATAGTGTAG
- a CDS encoding 30S ribosomal protein S17 — MAEKVKRAAKPGVKDIGLDVEPPKGTCKDSHCPFHGQMSVRGTVLNGTAVSTKMQSTVVIEREYMRYVPKYERYEKRTSRYLAHSPPCFQVKLGDEVSIMECRPLSKRVSYVVIEKK, encoded by the coding sequence ATGGCAGAGAAGGTCAAGAGGGCGGCCAAACCCGGCGTGAAGGATATAGGACTCGATGTCGAGCCACCGAAGGGGACGTGCAAGGACAGCCACTGCCCGTTCCACGGACAGATGTCGGTCAGAGGCACGGTGCTCAACGGCACCGCTGTCTCCACGAAGATGCAGAGCACGGTTGTCATCGAGAGGGAGTACATGAGGTACGTACCGAAGTACGAGAGGTACGAGAAGCGCACGAGCAGGTACCTCGCGCACTCTCCCCCATGCTTTCAGGTCAAGCTCGGAGACGAGGTCAGCATCATGGAGTGCCGGCCACTGAGCAAGAGAGTGTCATACGTAGTCATCGAGAAGAAGTAG
- a CDS encoding ribonuclease P protein subunit, translating into MSVGDFRRREFIGLGVEVLESTCAEYVGVKGKVVDETRNTFTIEQDGAEKMVPKDCCRFKFVEGQETHIVSGKEIKFRPEDRIKKVR; encoded by the coding sequence ATGAGTGTAGGAGATTTCCGGAGACGGGAGTTCATCGGACTTGGAGTAGAGGTCCTGGAATCGACCTGCGCCGAGTATGTCGGCGTCAAGGGAAAGGTCGTGGACGAGACCAGGAACACATTCACGATAGAGCAGGACGGGGCTGAGAAGATGGTGCCCAAGGACTGCTGCAGGTTCAAGTTCGTTGAAGGCCAGGAAACCCACATTGTCTCCGGCAAGGAAATCAAGTTCAGACCTGAGGACAGGATCAAGAAAGTGCGGTAG
- the yciH gene encoding stress response translation initiation inhibitor YciH, translated as MAGICSVCGLPEELCMCEQIAKEQQKIRILTDTRRYGKIVTVVDGIDATDIDLNDLARKLKTRCAAGGTAKEGRIELQGEHKRKVKEVLEELGFSVE; from the coding sequence ATGGCAGGAATTTGCTCGGTATGTGGGCTGCCCGAAGAGCTGTGCATGTGTGAGCAGATAGCGAAGGAGCAGCAGAAGATACGGATACTCACGGACACCAGAAGGTACGGCAAGATCGTGACCGTCGTCGATGGAATCGATGCGACGGACATTGATCTGAACGACCTCGCAAGGAAGCTCAAGACCAGGTGCGCTGCAGGCGGGACCGCCAAGGAAGGGCGGATCGAGCTGCAGGGCGAGCACAAGAGGAAGGTCAAAGAGGTCCTCGAGGAGCTGGGGTTCTCCGTGGAGTGA
- the rpmC gene encoding 50S ribosomal protein L29: protein MALLKPKEIRAMRPDDLMAKFKEINDELMHERGIAAMGGAPSSPGKIRALRTNVARIHTIMREIDVAEAVKAGPKKLANEANKDKPKPNVKKEKAEKPKKEEKK, encoded by the coding sequence ATGGCGCTGTTGAAGCCGAAGGAGATCAGGGCCATGAGGCCGGACGACCTGATGGCCAAGTTCAAGGAGATCAACGACGAGCTGATGCACGAGAGAGGCATAGCCGCGATGGGCGGCGCGCCCTCGAGTCCTGGCAAGATCAGGGCGCTGAGGACGAACGTGGCCCGAATTCACACGATCATGCGCGAGATAGATGTGGCAGAGGCCGTCAAAGCCGGCCCCAAGAAGCTCGCGAACGAAGCGAACAAGGATAAGCCGAAACCCAACGTGAAGAAGGAGAAGGCTGAGAAGCCGAAGAAGGAGGAGAAGAAGTAA
- a CDS encoding 30S ribosomal protein S3 yields MASERKFVTENIRRVLLKEFLMSKVGRAGFGGLDVQRTPMGTRVTLITERPGLVIGRRGESIKSLTRAIEENFNFNNPQIEVQEVENPNLNAQIMAEKLANALERGWHFRRAGHSTVRRIIDSGARGCQVIIAGKLTGQRHRTVKFKEGHIKYCGEAKLNFMHQGFAAAKLKPGVIGVTVQIMDQNARLPDEIDIIPPPETPAPATQAPAVPAAEVKAEEQKAAQAVEELRKTATTEAAAKPKKPRFKKKAGEGSAPPAPVAPGAPGEENKPVRKRKKKETAPVAKPAEGAITQAPVQAITVPEKTAPLAEVPVKKEEKKPEPEGSKEA; encoded by the coding sequence ATGGCAAGCGAGAGAAAGTTCGTCACTGAGAACATCCGAAGGGTCCTGCTGAAAGAGTTCCTGATGAGCAAGGTCGGCAGGGCTGGGTTCGGAGGGCTGGACGTCCAAAGAACCCCTATGGGCACGCGTGTGACACTGATCACCGAACGCCCGGGGCTCGTCATCGGCCGGAGGGGAGAGTCGATCAAGAGCCTGACCCGCGCAATCGAGGAGAATTTCAACTTCAACAACCCGCAGATCGAGGTCCAGGAGGTGGAGAATCCGAACCTGAACGCGCAGATCATGGCAGAGAAGCTTGCCAACGCGCTCGAGCGGGGCTGGCACTTCAGGCGCGCTGGCCACTCGACCGTTCGGAGAATCATAGACTCTGGAGCCAGGGGCTGTCAGGTGATAATCGCTGGCAAGCTCACTGGCCAGAGGCACAGGACGGTGAAGTTCAAGGAGGGCCACATAAAGTACTGTGGCGAGGCGAAACTGAATTTTATGCACCAAGGCTTCGCGGCCGCGAAACTCAAGCCCGGCGTCATAGGCGTGACGGTGCAGATCATGGACCAGAATGCCAGACTGCCAGACGAGATCGACATCATCCCGCCGCCAGAGACTCCAGCACCGGCGACTCAGGCACCAGCCGTGCCGGCCGCCGAAGTCAAGGCAGAGGAGCAGAAGGCTGCCCAGGCGGTCGAGGAGCTCAGGAAGACGGCGACCACGGAGGCGGCCGCCAAGCCGAAGAAGCCGAGGTTCAAGAAGAAGGCGGGCGAAGGATCCGCTCCGCCGGCACCGGTTGCACCCGGAGCACCGGGTGAGGAGAATAAACCAGTCCGGAAGCGGAAGAAGAAGGAGACCGCCCCCGTCGCGAAACCGGCTGAGGGCGCGATCACGCAGGCGCCGGTCCAGGCGATAACAGTTCCTGAGAAGACGGCACCTTTGGCAGAAGTCCCGGTGAAGAAAGAGGAGAAGAAGCCCGAGCCTGAAGGGAGCAAGGAGGCCTGA
- a CDS encoding 50S ribosomal protein L22, with amino-acid sequence MGYSMDSDPEKTSKALGIEIGVSPKHCREVCKMLKGMKVDDAKKYLKEVVDIKTPVPYTRFKLYLNPKPKVGPGRFPKNAAKAILKVLESAQSNAEYKGLDAENMRVKIAAAHRGRIQKSFMPRAQGRSTPWNDQTTNIEVILEEVEAF; translated from the coding sequence ATGGGATACTCAATGGATTCGGACCCGGAGAAGACCTCGAAGGCGCTCGGGATTGAGATCGGCGTGTCACCGAAGCACTGTCGAGAGGTCTGCAAGATGCTGAAGGGCATGAAGGTCGATGACGCGAAGAAGTACCTGAAAGAGGTCGTCGACATCAAGACTCCTGTTCCATACACACGATTCAAGTTGTATCTGAACCCGAAGCCGAAGGTCGGCCCTGGCAGGTTCCCGAAGAATGCCGCCAAGGCCATACTCAAGGTCCTCGAGAGCGCCCAGTCGAATGCAGAGTACAAAGGCCTGGACGCTGAAAACATGCGAGTCAAGATTGCCGCAGCCCACAGAGGGAGGATTCAGAAGTCGTTCATGCCGAGGGCGCAGGGCAGGAGCACGCCCTGGAACGATCAGACTACGAACATAGAGGTCATCCTTGAGGAGGTCGAGGCGTTCTAG
- a CDS encoding 30S ribosomal protein S19, which translates to MRKKKSQIQARRKKEFTYRGHTMEELLKLPFADIIELLPARARRTYIRGLNTEQEAFVRRLRVAGGPVRTHRREIPVLPEFVGKTVHVYNGKEFSPVDIKPEMIGHALGEFSMTRRSVRHSGLGVGATRSSKFMPLK; encoded by the coding sequence ATGAGGAAGAAGAAGAGCCAGATCCAAGCTCGCAGAAAGAAGGAGTTCACATACCGTGGGCACACGATGGAAGAGCTCCTGAAGCTTCCGTTCGCGGATATCATCGAGCTGCTGCCGGCCAGGGCCCGGAGGACTTACATCAGGGGCCTGAACACCGAGCAGGAGGCGTTCGTGAGGAGGCTAAGAGTAGCCGGCGGACCCGTCAGGACGCACAGGAGGGAGATCCCGGTGCTGCCCGAGTTCGTTGGCAAGACGGTCCATGTCTACAACGGCAAGGAGTTCTCACCTGTTGACATCAAGCCGGAGATGATCGGACACGCGCTGGGCGAGTTCTCCATGACCAGGAGATCCGTGAGGCACTCTGGACTGGGTGTAGGTGCTACCAGATCATCCAAGTTCATGCCGCTGAAGTGA